GCAAGAACAGGATGCGCTCGGCCAGCACGTGGGTTTTCCCCGAGCCTGCTCCGGCCTGAATCACCACATTGCCGGGGGCGGTCACGGCCAATTTCTGTCTGGGCGTCAGGGTCATGCTTTCACCCGGCAAAGGGAACCATATTCACAGAAATGGCAGGCCCCATTGCTGGGGGTGGGCTGAAAATCGTTTTGCAGGGCATGTGTTTGGGTGTCCTCTAAAAAGTCCAGCACCTGCTTTCGGTGCTCCTCCCACTGGTATTTTTTGCTGTTTTTGGCAGGTCCTACAGCCCGGATCACCCGCTTTTTGCGGTCCAGCACACTCAGGTAGCGGCCTTCTTGTGCTCCTGTGGCCATCAAATACAGGGGAAGTTGGATTTCCAGTTTTTTCCCCTCTGGACCTTCGATTTCACTGATGTATTTGTGGCGTTTGTAATCGATGATCTGCAAATCTTCCCCTTGCCTTTCCATTCGGTCGATGATTCCACCATAAGTGAAATTTCCTTTTGAAAGCTGCAAGGTGTGCTGGATGGGAAACTCCAGAGCCACAGCAATGCTGTGCTCTTGCAGGAACTCTGGACTTTCCACAAAGTGCTTCAGGTGGGAATGCAGTTCTGCACGCTGAAACCTCCAGTGGGGCAAAGGGGGCAAATCTCCAGATTCTTGCAGTGCCCGTTCGGCACGCTCGAAAGCTGCAGGCAATTCCTGCAAAAGCTGCTCTTTGTGGACCTGTTGCCCGAGGTGGGGGTTCAGCAATTCTTCCAGCACCTTGTGGTCAAAAGTGCCTTCGGTGGTGCGTTCCAGTGTGGTGGGCACCTCTGGAAAAGGCTGCAGGTTCATGGCTTTGTAGGCCAGCCATTGAAACCGGCATTGCCCGAATTTCACCAGTTGAGACGGGCTCCAGACATGGTTCTCTGGCAAATCCACAAACAGTTCTCCATGGTGCTCAGACAAAAAGTGCTCCTGTCTGGCCTTTTCCCGTTCTGCTTTCTGCAAGACCTCCTCTGAAACGTTGCCTTTGAGGCCTTTTTCGATCTCGGTGACAGGAAGCGGCTCTGGAAGGCTTGGTGCATACTGAAACATTCGAATCAGGGGCGAAGCTTCCAGAGCTTTCCCTTTGAGGTCAAACAGGGGCCTGAACAGGTGAAGGTGGTCGATGGCAGCGTTCAGGCAGGCATGCAGGTAAGCCCGTTCCACATGCATGCGTTCCCCCTGACGCACCAGATCCACCCCGGCTTTCTCCCAGCGTTCGCGGATGTGGTCGTCCAGCAGCACATCCGCCGAAGGCCGCTGAGGAAACACCGTGTCACTGAGGCCCAGCACAAACACATGGGGGTACTTGCGTCCACTGAGGGCCAGAGGACTGGCCACCCGCACCCCCCTCTGGGAATACACAGTGGGCACCCCGATGTCCAGAAAATCCTCGGTGAGTTCGAGCTGCAGTTCGGCAAGGGTGGTTTCTTTCAGCAAAGTCAGGGATTCCAGCACGTCCAGCACCCGACGGACCGCCATCACCGTCTGATGGGTGCCTCGTACAGTGCGGTCTACTCCCAGAAATTCCAGAGCCAGCCGGATTTTTTCGGCGTACACATTGCCAGTGGCTTTCAGTGGAAGGTGCAAAGCACGGAAATTGCCTTCCAGTTGCCATGCTTCCAGCGCTTGAGGAGGAGGGATCAGGGTTTTGCGTTTCAGGGCCACCTCGTCTGCAAAGCGGCTCAAAGGATGCTGCAACACCTGCAAAGCTGCGTGGTGCTCCCAGTTGTTTTCGTTGGCTTTCAGCAGGGCGAGCACCAGTTTGGCTGAATGGGTGAAGTGCAGGGGCAGCATCTGGCCGCACAAAATGGGCAGGTGGTAACGTCGGCTGATTTCACGGATCAGGGGCAAGTGGGTGTGCTCATCGCGCACCACCACCACCACATCTTCAGGAGGCGTCCCAGAGGTCAGCAGGTGGTGGATGTGGCCCATCACCTGACGCACCTCCTGCTCTGGATTTGCGCAAGCCGTGTGGGTGATGTGTTCTGGCACCTCGCCTGATGGATTCAAAAGGTGCTCTACAGCCCGGGTTCCGACCGTGGAACGCGCAGCGTCCGGTGCCTGCACAACCTGCCATCCCAGCGCTTCAAACGCTTTGCGGCTGCCTCTGGCCTTGATCAGGGTGCGGTGCCCAAAGCTGGTCAGGGTCACCACACTGCCCGGCAAACACACCTTCTCCAGCAATTCAATTTGTGCCCGGTCGAAGTAAGGGTAGCCATAAATCAGGTGTTTTCCCTGCTCGGGAGGGCAGGACAGTGCAAAAAACTCCACTGCAGCAGGATCGGCCAGCTTGTTTGCAAAAAGGTGTTGTAAGTACGCCTGATAGGTCACCGCCACATCCACCTCTCTGGGGGGGCGGGCCACCGTCAAAGGCTTCTCTGGTGGGGTGGCTGCGTGCATCAACTCGGAAAAGATCCTGCCCAGTTGTCTCAAAGTGGGACGGCTGACCGGCAGGTACTGCAGGCTGGTGTTTTCCACCACCTGCTGCAAGATTTTGCGTTTCTCGAAAGGGGAGAGCACCCGGATGCCCTGCCTTGACAGCATGCGGTTGGAGAGCTGCTTCAAGGTGGTGGTGCGCAAATCTCCGCCAGAGACTTTGCGCACAAAACGCATTGACAGCAAATTGGTGGCAATCACCGTGGGGAAATCCGGGTGGTTGTTCCGCACAAAATCTGCAAGGGCAGTGATGTCCGGGTGAATCAGCAAGGTGCCTGGCATGCCTCCACTTTAAACCTCCACTGCGACAGCAAATGACAGGGTGGCCTCGGGTGATCCATGGACGAACAGGGAAAACCACCTGCTCCAGAGTTCCAAGGCCTCCATCCAAGCGTGCTTCTCTTGCTTGCAGGTGAAATGGATCACCCTTGAGAAAAGCTGTCTTGGATGTTCTTGTGGCTGAGCCGTGTCATTTGTTGTCGCGTGTGGGGTTTTGAATGGATTTTGGGGAACACCATTTTGGATGTTGCTCTGGAATTCTGTTTTTGGCTTCTGAGATGAAAAACTTTCAATATTTGTAATGGATTGATGATCGTTCTTTTGGAAACCATCACTGGATTCTGAGCGTATGGTGATTAAAATGAAGACGTTCATTTTTCCACAGGGGTTTTCCAGTTGTTTCGTTTCGGAGGTTGAAGCATGTATCGTGATCGTCGTTTGATTTCGTGTCTCACATTGTTTTTGGTGGTGCAAGCCGTTGCACAAAACAACACCCAAACCACTGCTCAAAACAATGCCATTCAACTGGATCAAGAGGTGCTGCAAAACTCTGCCACCTCCCTGTACCAGCAGATCACGCAGGCTTTGCAAGAGGGCAAAGCCGACCCAGAGAAACAACACCTGAATGTGGCTTTTGCGTTCAGCACCGGCCATTTCCCCAAAGACCCCACCATGGCACAGGCCGCCCGAGAAATCGCCAACCTGCTGGTCCGGGAACACCTCATCGAAGGGGACCGCATTTCGGCCTATGCATGGGAAATGAACGTGTGGTCCCATCCCGGTGCAGACCTCAACCCCTACACCCTGCCAGCCAGCCTGAAAGACGATGCTGCCAAACAGCAGGTCAATCGGCTCTGGCCCCTTTCAGCGCAGCCTGCCACCACTGGAGGCCATGACACTGAACAGGCCATCGTGGAACTTGCCGGGCAACTGCAAAATCAGGACACGGTGCTGGTTCTCCTCACCAACACCGCCTACAGCGTGGCTTCCAGCGACAAAAAACCCATCGGAACCAGAGATGAAAGCTACCAGCAGGTGCTGAAAGGCTGGAAACGCATGGACAGCAACAGTGCAAGTGGTGCGTCCATCCAACTGCCTTTTCAGGAGCAGGGGGGCAAAACCCGCACCCTTGATGCCGTGATCGTCACGCCAAACGCCTATCAGGCTGCAGCCTTGACCAAAAGCCGCACTGAACTGCTGACCGAAGCCAGAGAGGCTGCCAAATCACCTGCAAACCTGCTGTGGGTCTACATTCTGGCAGGTGTGGTGGTGCTGGGCGCTCTGGCCTTTGGTCTCACAAGGTCTCGCAAGCCTGCCTCTGGAACCCCTGCACCCAGAGCCGTGAAAAGCAGCAAACTGCCCTTGCAACTTGAAGTTCAGGGCAAGAAATTCAGCGTTCCGGGTCCTAAAGATCCTGCTCTGGTCTGTCACATCCGCAAGGATCAGGGCATTGCCGCAGCAGACCGGGTGGTGTTGATCCCAGACAAAAACCTCCCCTCCGACCTTGCCCAACTGGAACGCACCCCAGAGGGCATCCTGATCAAAGTGATGGACGGGGTCAAGCTGCACAGCATCGACGGTCAACCCGTTCAGAAACCCGTTTTGCCCCTCAAAGTGGGTCTTTACCGCATCGAATTGCGCGGGCAGTTTCAGGAGAAATCCACCCTGCCTCCCAGACCTTTCCAGCACGAACTGAAAGTCCGCATCAGTGAACAAAGTGAATAAAACTCAAGCTTCAAGGAGAAACCCATGAGCACATACATCAAAACCCTGGTGATTGGACTGGGCAGCACTGGAACCCGCATTTGCAATGAACTGGTGCGCCGCATTGAATGGGAACTCGGGGGCCTTGAAAAAGCCCCGTGGGTGCGCTTTCTGGCCATCGAAACCAACAGCAACGAACCCACCCCCCTCAAGAAAAACGGGGATTTTCGCTCGATTGGTTTCAGAACGGCTGAATACAACGACATCTTGCAAAACATGAGTGCCTACAACGAGCGCATCGCGCTGGATGATTGGGCCGACATTGACACCCTCAAGAAACTGCCTGATCCCGAGGGTGGAGCAGGCAACATCCGCATGGTGGGCCGGTTGGCATTGCTGTACGGAGAGAACTTCGAGAACATCAAGCTTTCGGTGCTTTCTCGCGTAGAACAACTGCGAGACCTCAAAGAAGCCAAAGCACAGGAAGCCCGAGGCCCCCTGCCAGATGGCACCAACCCAGAGGTCACTTTTGCTGCCGATGGACAGGTGCGGATTTTCATTGTGGGCACCCTGTGTGGAGGCACCTGCTCTGGACTGGCCCCAGATTTCGGGTACTTCCTCAGGTCTTTCCTGGGGCAGGAAAAGCTGATCGGGATTTTTACCCTCCCACACCCCAACTCGGTGCACCCTTATGCCCAGAGGATCAAAAAGAACAGCTACAGCGCTCTGGTGGAACTGAATCACCACCACCTGTCCCAGAAGGGAGATCCACCACCGATCCGTTTCCCGGACGGCTCCAGCAGTGAGCGCTTCAAGAAAGTGCCCCCATACGACCTGCCCTATCTGGTGATGCCCAACAAAGCCACCACCGCAGGAGAGGCCGAAATCATCAACATGGTCGCTGACCGCATTTTCCTGAATGTGTTCACCCCGTCCACGGACCCTTACAGCAACAGCGTGGACTCTGGTACGTTTGACCTCGAAAATCAGGCCCATGTGTTCTGCACTTTTGGCCTTGCCACCGTAGAGGTGCCCGCCCAGCAACTCACCGAAGCCTGCACCAGCAAACTGTTGCTGCGTTCCCTGCGCAGGTGGCAGGACAGCCACGATGTGGACACCGACAGCGTGCTGGAAAGGGTGGGCCTGTCATGGAATCGCCTGAAAGCCCTGCTGCTGGCCAGGGACGGCACCGAACGGGAACTGGAACAGAACCTGCGCGATCAGGTGGAAGAAATCTCCCGTCAGGCCGAAACCCAGCCCGAGAAAATCCGTGCAGCTCTGGAGGCATTCCGCCTGAAATTCAAATCTGGCGAGGGCAGTGTGGCCACCGGGGTCAAAGCCAACGTGCCAAGGGTGGTCGAAAGCATTTACGGACGCCTCAAAGAATACGGCACCGAAGTGCTCGGGAACCTGTACGAAGGCCCGGACCCCTTCAAGAAGGTGATCAAAGCCGGGATCGACTGGGTGCAGGAGGTGTCACAGAACCTCACCCCCACCAGCAGCGATGAAGCCCGCCGCAACGTGGACGCCCTGATTGTCCGGCTGGAAGAACCCCTCAAACGTGGACTGTTCGGGGTCAACAAAAACCAGCAGGCCCAGCGCAAAGAGGATCTGCGCCAGTTCCGCAACCTACTCCTCGAAGAAATGGAAGCCCGCATTGACGAGCTGACCCATCAGGCCCTCTCCAA
This genomic stretch from Deinococcus misasensis DSM 22328 harbors:
- a CDS encoding tubulin-like doman-containing protein yields the protein MSTYIKTLVIGLGSTGTRICNELVRRIEWELGGLEKAPWVRFLAIETNSNEPTPLKKNGDFRSIGFRTAEYNDILQNMSAYNERIALDDWADIDTLKKLPDPEGGAGNIRMVGRLALLYGENFENIKLSVLSRVEQLRDLKEAKAQEARGPLPDGTNPEVTFAADGQVRIFIVGTLCGGTCSGLAPDFGYFLRSFLGQEKLIGIFTLPHPNSVHPYAQRIKKNSYSALVELNHHHLSQKGDPPPIRFPDGSSSERFKKVPPYDLPYLVMPNKATTAGEAEIINMVADRIFLNVFTPSTDPYSNSVDSGTFDLENQAHVFCTFGLATVEVPAQQLTEACTSKLLLRSLRRWQDSHDVDTDSVLERVGLSWNRLKALLLARDGTERELEQNLRDQVEEISRQAETQPEKIRAALEAFRLKFKSGEGSVATGVKANVPRVVESIYGRLKEYGTEVLGNLYEGPDPFKKVIKAGIDWVQEVSQNLTPTSSDEARRNVDALIVRLEEPLKRGLFGVNKNQQAQRKEDLRQFRNLLLEEMEARIDELTHQALSNQTVRGKTEKGLLERIKHVLIPIQNRIRGLEGRVTHLTATLDRRVQELSREAPPLVGLTIFEPNSSVEQEYRRCLQEWLGDPSSTFEDAQNLAAEQVVSSWTEVPELLMPPLNVTSEDDFLSRPFLSGSDEPLPEPQQKRMWQKALEPFMRLANVDVLERWSKLGIDQSGADPAMRARDAAQMARPFLRVDRNQAEKGNRSRILNVTSLLLPNHVTDSQKNEFKTAISSVFAANKGGSAYSPQRFRIVLLNEWYRFPLRGLTDVLGSGGIHEAQCEDFPTFHTRRDIYWLGLSPREGNLLRETEELLVLGVLLEVVQIKAGRLTFPMKGMGGAMEDRFLPLSFFDAARMLAREHRDLRGGQLKGARAVLKARVEQKWHQSTATPEESSEQFVRLLIDQVNAFFLRYPDPAKIVRDWGSKEWTWEYVVRYIAKSKDLFAAYQRISPPDQEILARLWLEKGDRGLWGGVVPEPGFYCEHDGGLIGKTPEEAAQNGWRCFINPEHHFGDQLDKASQHG
- a CDS encoding PD-(D/E)XK nuclease family protein codes for the protein MPGTLLIHPDITALADFVRNNHPDFPTVIATNLLSMRFVRKVSGGDLRTTTLKQLSNRMLSRQGIRVLSPFEKRKILQQVVENTSLQYLPVSRPTLRQLGRIFSELMHAATPPEKPLTVARPPREVDVAVTYQAYLQHLFANKLADPAAVEFFALSCPPEQGKHLIYGYPYFDRAQIELLEKVCLPGSVVTLTSFGHRTLIKARGSRKAFEALGWQVVQAPDAARSTVGTRAVEHLLNPSGEVPEHITHTACANPEQEVRQVMGHIHHLLTSGTPPEDVVVVVRDEHTHLPLIREISRRYHLPILCGQMLPLHFTHSAKLVLALLKANENNWEHHAALQVLQHPLSRFADEVALKRKTLIPPPQALEAWQLEGNFRALHLPLKATGNVYAEKIRLALEFLGVDRTVRGTHQTVMAVRRVLDVLESLTLLKETTLAELQLELTEDFLDIGVPTVYSQRGVRVASPLALSGRKYPHVFVLGLSDTVFPQRPSADVLLDDHIRERWEKAGVDLVRQGERMHVERAYLHACLNAAIDHLHLFRPLFDLKGKALEASPLIRMFQYAPSLPEPLPVTEIEKGLKGNVSEEVLQKAEREKARQEHFLSEHHGELFVDLPENHVWSPSQLVKFGQCRFQWLAYKAMNLQPFPEVPTTLERTTEGTFDHKVLEELLNPHLGQQVHKEQLLQELPAAFERAERALQESGDLPPLPHWRFQRAELHSHLKHFVESPEFLQEHSIAVALEFPIQHTLQLSKGNFTYGGIIDRMERQGEDLQIIDYKRHKYISEIEGPEGKKLEIQLPLYLMATGAQEGRYLSVLDRKKRVIRAVGPAKNSKKYQWEEHRKQVLDFLEDTQTHALQNDFQPTPSNGACHFCEYGSLCRVKA